A single Tachypleus tridentatus isolate NWPU-2018 chromosome 9, ASM421037v1, whole genome shotgun sequence DNA region contains:
- the LOC143225139 gene encoding protein takeout-like, with protein MRFHPVSVLLFFGPLTNAITVRDEITTRSRNDLRNQLSANEGSLSADLGTFRSPVVNFYPIEQLKFPEELVQKPMVNVVDTNIEEEISQVEGNLPYHMKLGGEEIVNVNKKLLNSVDHSLSNYLMEVLNNFKQVMKVGLSDLNIPVLDPLKPDDIIISNNKGSTKITCELNNMVVTGLSDYQIGYLNASLNPPYMKFQLSLPKLNFKGKYALKGTALGLFPLYGNGLASISVTDLKLSGEAKFKIGLDLKLTATDLKLDLDFRRILVNFENLLGGKNLGKVLNALISALGRPIFNKMKVKLLNKLNENLLKNINQQLNKFDISQIISKSA; from the exons ATGAGATTCCATCCAGTGAGTGTATTACTCTTTTTTGGACCTTTGACGAACGCTATAACCG tacGAGATGAAATAACCACGAGAAGCCGAAATGATCTGAGGAATCAACTATCAGCCAATGAAGGAAGTTTATCTGCAGATCTTGGAACTTTTAGAAGCCCTGTGGTAAATTTTTATCCAATTGAACAATTAAAATTCCCAGAAGAACTTGTTCAAAAGCCGATGGTAAATGTGGTGGACACTAATATTGAAGAGGAAATTTCACAAGTCGAGGGTAATTTGCCCTACCATATGAAGCTCGGGGGTGAAGAAATAGTCAATGTTAACAAGAAATTGCTTAATTCAGTTGACCATTCGTTAAGTAATTATCTTATGGAAGTTCTGAATAATTTTAAACAGGTTATGAAGGTTGGACTTTCAGATCTTAACATCCCAGTACTTGATCCACTGAAGCCAGATGAtataattataagtaataataagGGCAGCACAAAAATAACTTGTGAATTAAATAACATGGTTGTAACTGGTCTATCGGATTACCAAATTGGATATTTAAATGCCAGTCTAAATCCACCTTACATGAAATTTCAACTTTCATTACCAAAACTGAATTTTAAAGGAAAGTACGCTTTAAAAGGAACAGCACTTGGCCTTTTCCCATTATATGGAAATGGTCTCGCTTCAATAAGCGTTACAGATTTGAAACTGAGTGGTGAAGCAAAGTTTAAAATCGGTTTAGATCTAAAACTTACTGCCACAGATTTGAAGCTTGATTTAGATTTTCGAAGAATCTTGGTAAACTTCGAAAATTTACTTGGTGGAAAAAACCTTGGCAAAGTGTTGAATGCTTTGATCAGTGCATTAGGCCGCCcaatattcaataaaatgaaaGTGAAGCTGTTAAATAAACTTAACGAAAAccttttgaaaaacataaatcaacagttaaataaatttgatatttctcAGATCATATCAAAGTCAGCATAA